Genomic window (Desulfovibrio sp. TomC):
GAGTTTGTGGATCATGGTCAGCAGCAGGTCGTGGGTCATGGGACGCGGCAGCTCCACGTCGTTTAAGGACAGGGAGATGGCCATGGCCTCCATGGCCCCGATCCAGATCGGCAGCGCGTTTTTCTCCTCCAAATCCTTGAGGATCAGCACCGGCACCTGGGAATCTTCATCCAGGGCCAGCCCGAAGACTTTCATTTCAATCATGGTCGGCCTCCGCCTCCCCGATGAGGGAGTGCTTTTTGGCTTGGACGATGCGCACCCGCACCAGCCGGCCAGTGGCGTCCTGTGACCCGGGCAGGGTCAGGTTGACGATGCGTCCGCCAGGATCGCGGCCCCGCCAGGAAGGCCCTGACGGACCGTCGCGCCGGCTGACGCCCTCGATCAGCACGGTATCGGTCTGTCCGACCCGGGCGGCCAGGGAGGCGGCCAGACGTTCGTCGAGGAGAGCCTGGAGTTCGGCCAGCCGGGCGGACTTCACCTCCTGGCTGATTTTTGGCTCCAGCCGCTCGGAGGCTGTTCCCGGCCTGTCAGAGTACATGAAGGAGAAACCGCTTTCAAATCCTACCTTGCGCACCAGATCGAGGGTGGCGGCAAAATCGGCCTCGGTTTCGCCGGGAAAGCCAACAATGAAATCCGTGGTCAGCGCGATGTCAGGCCGGGCGCGGCGCAGCTTTTCGATCAGGGTCAGATAGGCGGCCGTATCGTAGCGCCGGCCCATGCGGCCCAGGATGTCGTCGGAGCCGGACTGCACAGGCAGATGGAGCGCCGGGCACAGTTCGGGCAGGGAGGCGAACCGGGCGATGACCGCATCGTCCAGGTCTTTGGGGTGCGAGGTGGTGAAGCGGATGCGTTCGATGCCGGGTACGGCGGCCACGGCGTCAAGCAGCGCGGCAAAGCCTGTCCCGTCGCCGGATGCATCCAGGCCGTAGCTGTTGACGTTTTGACCAAGGAGCGTCACCTCGCGCACGCCGCGCTGGGCCAGGCTGGTGCATTCCTCGATGATCGAGGGCCGGCTGCGGGATTTTTGCCGGCCGCGCACAAAGGGCACGATGCAGTAGGAGCAGTAGTTGTCGCAGCCCTGCATGATGGAGACAAAGGCTCGGGGAGGGAGGTTGTCTTGCGGCCAGGACTGGTCGCGCTCGGGGTAGGATTCGGTGAAGTCGAGCAGCGACAGGCGCAGGCCGGGTTCGGCGGCCAGCCGGGCCATGGCGCGCGGCGCGGCGGCGATGCCGTCGGTGCCAAAGACCAGACGCACCATGGGAAAGCGTTGCCACAGGGCCGTGCCGAGCTGCTGGGCGGTGCAGCCGCCGACGGCAATAAACGCATTGGGGTTGTCCCGATGCCGGTCGGCGATGCGGCCGATCTCACTGACGACCTTTTGCTCGGGTTTGTCGCGCACCGAGCAGGTAAAAAGAATAAAGAGTTCGGCCTCTTCATCAGGGGCCGGGGTGAAGCCTTCCGCAGTGAGGGCGCGGGTGAGCCAGTCGCCGTCGCCGACGTTCATCTGGCAGCCCATGGTGGTGACGTGAAATTTCATGGCGCAAGAGCCATAATGCACGCCGGGCCGGCGGTAAAGGGGGAGGGGAGGGCCTTTCGCCGGTTGTTTTGGATCGGCCTTGCCCGCCTCGTGGCAGGCATGTATGTTCCATAGTGGGGAAGTTGTGCGTTTGCGAAACCCTTTTCCCGGAGCATCCCGCCGCCAAGGAGGACCGCAGCCATGGACCAGCGCATCGAATCCGACAGCCTGGGCGACATCGCCGTTCCCGCCGACAAACTCTGGGGGGCGCAGACCCAGCGGGCCATCGAGTATTTCACCATCGGCGAGGAACGGATGCCCCGGGAGATGATCCGGGCTTATGGCGTTCTGAAAAAAGCCGCCGCCCAGGTCAACCGCGATCAGGGCCGGCTGCCGGCTGCGCTGGCCGGGTTTATCGTCACGGCCTGCGACGAGGTGCTGGCCCACACCCACGACGCCATGTTTCCGCTTCGGGTCTGGATGTCGGGCAGCGGCACCCAGTTCAACATGAACGTCAACGAGGTCATTGCCAACCGCTGCTGCCAGCTGGCCGGCACCCCCCTTGGCTCCAAACAGCCGG
Coding sequences:
- the miaB gene encoding tRNA (N6-isopentenyl adenosine(37)-C2)-methylthiotransferase MiaB, whose translation is MKFHVTTMGCQMNVGDGDWLTRALTAEGFTPAPDEEAELFILFTCSVRDKPEQKVVSEIGRIADRHRDNPNAFIAVGGCTAQQLGTALWQRFPMVRLVFGTDGIAAAPRAMARLAAEPGLRLSLLDFTESYPERDQSWPQDNLPPRAFVSIMQGCDNYCSYCIVPFVRGRQKSRSRPSIIEECTSLAQRGVREVTLLGQNVNSYGLDASGDGTGFAALLDAVAAVPGIERIRFTTSHPKDLDDAVIARFASLPELCPALHLPVQSGSDDILGRMGRRYDTAAYLTLIEKLRRARPDIALTTDFIVGFPGETEADFAATLDLVRKVGFESGFSFMYSDRPGTASERLEPKISQEVKSARLAELQALLDERLAASLAARVGQTDTVLIEGVSRRDGPSGPSWRGRDPGGRIVNLTLPGSQDATGRLVRVRIVQAKKHSLIGEAEADHD